The proteins below come from a single Triticum aestivum cultivar Chinese Spring chromosome 5D, IWGSC CS RefSeq v2.1, whole genome shotgun sequence genomic window:
- the LOC123121403 gene encoding uncharacterized protein, whose amino-acid sequence MAQGTAPSAAGGGGGGVFTTPAAVATTPPGTPRAAAAAAPPAPSGHYAVELYFDPALENQVLKAWNALARRQLSSRLIDTASRPHLPLLHLPAAALPDPLRLAPALRALASRIDPLPLALSSLASPPSSLDAGVLFLSPTPSAALLGLHAQLCELLRKDTGLEVPDGFRPDNWVPRCAVAVDVPRGRMAEAFCVLRELKLLPVSGYGMDIALVEVAPVVREVVSYPLGGSGGVGAD is encoded by the coding sequence ATGGCGCAAGGTACCGCGCCCTCCgcggccggcggaggcggcgggggtgtTTTCACCACCCCGGCGGCGGTCGCGACGACTCCCCCGGGCACACCccgcgcagcggcggcggcggcgccgccggcccCCTCCGGGCACTACGCGGTAGAGCTCTACTTCGATCCCGCGCTGGAGAACCAGGTGCTCAAGGCGTGGAACGCTCTCGCGCGGCGGCAGCTCAGCAGCCGCCTCATCGACACCGCGTCCCGCCCGCACCTCCCGCTGCTGCATCTCCCGGCCGCCGCGCTCCCCGACCCGCTCCGCCTCGCGCCCGCCCTCCGCGCGCTCGCCTCCCGCATCGACCCGCTCCCCCTCGCGCTCTCCTCGCTCGCGTCGCCCCCGTCATCCCTTGATGCGGgggtcctcttcctctcgcccaCGCCATCGGCGGCGCTGCTCGGCCTCCACGCGCAGCTCTGCGAGCTGCTGCGCAAGGACACGGGGCTCGAGGTGCCCGACGGGTTCCGCCCGGACAACTGGGTCCCGCGGTGCGCCGTCGCCGTCGATGTGCCGCGTGGCCGTATGGCCGAGGCCTTTTGCGTGCTCCGTGAGCTCAAGCTTTTGCCTGTCTCCGGGTATGGTATGGACATTGCGCTGGTAGAAG